One stretch of Oncorhynchus masou masou isolate Uvic2021 chromosome 9, UVic_Omas_1.1, whole genome shotgun sequence DNA includes these proteins:
- the LOC135545532 gene encoding cohesin subunit SA-2-like: protein MMNAIFKGVFVHRYRDAIAEIRAITIEEIGMWMKLYSDAFLNDSYLKYVGWTMHDKQGEVRLKCLTALQGLYYNRELNTRLELFTSRFKDRIVSMTLDKEYDVAVQAIKLLTLVLHSTDEVLSPEDCESVYHLVYSAHRPVAIAAGEFLFKKLFSTREPEEEGAPKRRGRQSPNANLIKTTVFFFLESELHEHAAYLVDSLWESGADLLKDWECMTSLLLDDPVPGEEALTDRQETALIEIMLCTVRQAAECHPPVGRGTGKRVMTAKEKKTQLDDRTRMTELFAVALPPLLAKYSIDSEKVTNLLQLPQFFDLDIYTTGRLEKHLEALLRQIREIVEKHTDTEVLEACSKTYHALCNEEFTIFNRVDIARSQLLDELVDKFNRLLEDFLQEGEEPDDDDAYQVLSTLKRITAFHNAHDLSQWDLFSSNFKLLNTGIENGDMPEQIVVHALQCTHYVVLWYLAKVSEGSHRKEDMVSLRKQMRMFCLMCQRYLTNVNTTVKEQAFTILCDVLLVFSHQMVSGGREQLEPLVYSPDDSLQTELLSFILHHVFIDQDDDNGSTDGQQDDEAAKIEALHKRRNLLAAYCKLIIYNVVEMNTGADIFKQYMRYYNDYGDIIKETMSKTRQIDKIQCAKTLILSLQQLFHEMMSELGTGFDRSSSAFCGIKELARRFSLTFGLDQVKTRDAIAMLHKDGIEFAFKEPSPQGEGNPPLHLAFLDILSEFSSKLMRQDKRTVHMYLERFMTFQMALQRDDCWLPLISYRNSLQAGGDDDTMSVVSGYSSRGSSVRSKKTKAATPTAAVAAAKRKLPEAEESSSSSTDVLWQHQSMQTPVMMPSPHLTSTMMRGPGDMRGEAKRGRDDSYIGVYALPSDSQQQPHPHTLPQTPQLHQTPIDYNTQVTWMLAQRQQEEVRQQQERAMNYAKLRTNLQQAIRRGTGLMEEDEEPIVEDVMMSSEGRMEDLNEGMDFDTMDIDLPPSKNRRERSELKPDYFDPGSIMDESVLGVSMF, encoded by the exons GACCGCATCGTCTCCATGACTTTAGACAAGGAGTACGATGTCGCAGTACAAGCAATTAAACTGCTCACTCTGGTACTACA tagtACAGATGAGGTACTGAGCCCGGAGGACTGTGAGAGCGTCTATCACCTGGTCTACTCCGCCCACCGACCGGTCGCCATAGCAGCCGGGGAGTTCCTCTTCAAGAA ACTGTTCAGTACACGGGAGCCGGAAGAGGAGGGCGCCCccaagaggagaggaagacaaagCCCCAACGCCAACCTCATCAAAACTACTGTTTTCTTCTTCCTGGAGAGCGAG CTCCATGAGCACGCTGCGTACCTGGTGGACTCTCTGTGGGAGAGTGGAGCAGACCTGTTGAAGGACTGGGAGTGTATGACCAGCCTGCTACTGGATGACCCTGTGCCAGGGGAGGAAG ccctgacagacagacaggagacggCTCTCATAGAGATAATGCTGTGTACGGTGCGCCAGGCTGCAGAGTGCCACCCGCCCGTAGGCCGCGGAACCGGGAAGAGG GTGATGACAGCGAAGGAGAAGAAGACCCAGCTAGATGACAGGACCAGGATGACAGAGCTGTTTGCTGTGGCATTGCCTCCTCTGCTGGCCAAA TACTCCATAGATTCAGAAAAGGTGACCAACCTGCTGCAGCTCCCTCAGTTCTTTGACCTGGATATCTACACCACAGGACGACTAGAGAAG CACTTGGAGGCGTTGCTGCGTCAGATCAGGGAGATCGtggagaaacacacagacacagaggttCTGGAGGCGTGCTCGAAGACCTACCACGCTCTCTGCAACGAGGAGTTCACCATCTTTAACAGAGTGGACATCGCCAGGTCACAGCTGCTCGATGAACTGGTGGACAAATTCAACAGACTGCTGGAAGACTTCTTACaagag ggtgaagagcctgatgatgatgatgcctaCCAGGTCCTGTCTACTCTCAAGAGAATCACGGCCTTCCACAA tgccCATGACCTGTCCCAGTGGGATCTGTTCAGCAGTAACTTCAAGTTGCTCAACACGGGCATTGAGAACGGAGACATGCCAGAGCAGATAGTGGTCCATGCCCTACAGTGTACCCACTACGTTGTCCTGTGGTACTTGGCCAAGGTCTCAGAGGGCAGCCACAGAAAG GAGGACATGGTGAGCCTGAGGAAACAGATGCGGATGTTCTGTCTGATGTGTCAACGTTACCTCACCAACGTCAACACAACCGTCAAGGAACAG gcgTTCACCATCCTGTGTGATGTGTTGCTGGTCTTTAGTCATCAGATGGTATCGGGAGGCAGAGAGCAGCTGGAGCCGCTGGTCTACAGTCCTGATGACTCGTTACAGACAGAGCTACTATCCTTCATACTGCACCATGTGTTTATAGACCAGGACGATGACAACGgcagcacag ATGGCCAGCAGGATGACGAGGCAGCGAAGATAGAAGCTCTTCACAAGAGACGTAACCTCCTGGCTGCCTACTGTAAACTTATCATCTATAACGTAGTAGAGATGAACACTGGAGCTGACATCTTTAAACAGTACATGAGG tATTATAATGACTATGGTGACATCATCAAGGAGACCATGTCTAAGACCAGACAGATAGACAAGATCCAATGTGCCAAGACACTCATCCTCAGTCTACAacag TTGTTCCATGAGATGATGTCAGAGTTGGGGACAGGATTTGACCGCTCGTCCTCAGCGTTCTGTGGGATCAAGGAGCTGGCCAGACGTTTCTCTCTCACCTTTGGTCTGGACCAGGTGAAAACACGAGATGCTATCGCCATGCTGCACAA GGATGGTATAGAGTTTGCGTTTAAGGAGCCCAGTCCCCAGGGAGAAGGAAACCCTCCTCTTCACCTGGCCTTCCTAGACATCCTCTCTGAGTTTTCCTCCAAACTAATGAGGCAGGACAAGAGGACTGT TCACATGTATCTGGAGAGGTTCATGACCTTCCAGATGGCCCTCCAGAGAGACGACTGCTGGCTACCGCTCATCTCCTACAGGAACTCCCTGCAGGCCGGCGGGGACGACGACACCATGTCGGTTGTCTCCGGCTACTCCTCCAGAGGGTCGTCGGTCAGATCCAAGAAGACCAAGGCTGCTACTCCCACTGCTGCCGTCGCTGCAGCCAAGAGGAAACTCCCTGAAG CGGAGgagagcagcagcagtagtacagaTGTGTTGTGGCAGCACCAGAGCATGCAGACGCCCGTGATGATGCCCTCCCCCCACCTCACCTCTACCATGATGAGAGGACCAGGGGACATGAGGGGGGAGGCCAAACGGGGGAGAGACGACAGCTATATAGGAGTGTACGCCCTCCCTTCAGACTCCCAGCAGCAGCcacaccctcacacactcccCCAAACCCCTCAACTCCACCAGACACCCATCGACTACAA TACCCAGGTGACGTGGATGCTGGCTCAGAGGCAGCAGGAGGAGGTTCGTCAGCAGCAGGAGAGGGCCATGAACTACGCCAAGCTCAGGACCAACCTGCAACAGGCcat tcggcGTGGTACAGGGCTgatggaagaggatgaggagcCTATCGTAGAGGACGTGATGATGTCATCAGAGGGTCGTATGGAAGACCTCAACGAGGGCATGGACTTTGACACCATGGACATCGACCTG ccCCCCTctaagaacaggagagagagatcagagctgAAACCAGACTACTTTGACCCTGGTTCCATCATGGATGAGTCT